One Agelaius phoeniceus isolate bAgePho1 chromosome 7, bAgePho1.hap1, whole genome shotgun sequence DNA segment encodes these proteins:
- the FZD5 gene encoding frizzled-5, whose protein sequence is MHRCGAVVVWQHRHLLTWPPAPGPPRDSERRRTGTRWDASSSGAGAARRSAQRDSVPGAGATAGSPGGAEPAAGAVPGRSRGGARARRGAGAPARPRAQVAAAAAVGIPLSLPAGPRSRRGGGRCPGHAAAVGRAAAMGGRGLPVPLLLLGLPLLLGLPAAGRAASKALVCQEITVPMCKGIGYNLTYMPNQFNHDTQDEAGLEVHQFWPLVEIQCSPDLRFFLCSMYTPICLSDYTKPLPPCRSVCERAKAGCSPIMQQYGFAWPERMSCDSLPVLGDSEVLCMGYNHTEATTLPPFFGKPTRPAKDMAKNLTPLDGQRLSGLDCGQTCKCKAPLIPISKESHPLYNRIRTGKVLNCAIPCYQPYFTQDEKTFATFWIGLWSILCFLSTSTTVATFLIDMERFKYPERPIIFLSACYLFVSLGYIVRLVAGHANVACNPEHHHIHYETTGPALCTVVFLLLYFFGMASSIWWVILSLTWFLAAGMKWGNEAIASYSQYFHLAAWLIPSAKSIAVLALSSVDGDPVAGVCYVGNQSLENLRGFVLAPLVVYLFTGSLFLLAGFISLFRIRSVIKQGGTKTDKLEKLMIRIGIFTVLYTVPATIVIACYIYEQHNREAWEQAQNCSCPGDPHRPKPDYAVFMLKYFMCLVVGITSGVWIWSGKTLESWRRFSTRCCRARKPAGTSGYGEASPALVGRTVLPSMASYHKQVPLSHV, encoded by the coding sequence ATGCACAGATGCGGAGCAGTCGTGGTTTGGCAGCACCGTCATCTTCTCACTTGGCCTCCTGCCCCCGGGCCGCCGCGGGACTCCGAGCGCCGGCGCACGGGGACCCGGTGGGACGCGTCcagcagcggggccggggcagcgcggCGTTCCGCCCAGCGGGACTCGGTGCCCGGCGCGGGGGCGACCGCGGGGAGCCCCGGCGGGGCGGAGCCAGCGGCGGGGGCGGTCCCGGGGCGGTCTcggggcggggcgcgggcgCGGCGCGGAGCGGGGGCGCCCGCCCGCCCCAGAGCGcaggtggcggcggcggcggcggtcgGGATCCCGCTCTCGCTCCCGGCGGGGCCCCGCTCCCGGCGCGGAGGCGGCAGGTGCCCAGGACATGCGGCGGCGGTAGGACGCGCGGCGGCGATGGGCGGCCGGGGGCTGCCggtgccgctgctgctgctggggctgccgctgctgctggggctgccggCGGCGGGGCGCGCCGCCTCCAAGGCGCTGGTGTGCCAGGAGATCACGGTGCCGATGTGCAAGGGCATCGGCTACAACCTCACCTACATGCCCAACCAGTTCAACCACGACACGCAGGacgaggctgggctggaggtgcACCAGTTCTGGCCGCTGGTGGAGATCCAGTGCTCCCCGGACCTGCGCTTCTTCCTCTGCAGCATGTACACCCCCATCTGCCTGTCCGACTACACGAAGCCGCTGCCCCCCTGTCGCTCCGTCTGCGAGCGGGCCAAGGCCGGCTGCTCGCCCATCATGCAGCAGTACGGCTTTGCCTGGCCCGAGAGGATGAGCTGTGACAGCCTGCCGGTGCTGGGAGACTCCGAGGTGCTTTGCATGGGATACAACCACACGGAAGCCACCACCCTGCCGCCCTTCTTCGGGAAGCCCACGCGCCCTGCCAAGGACATGGCCAAAAACCTGACGCCACTCGATGGGCAGCGCCTCTCAGGGCTGGACTGTGGTCAGACTTGCAAGTGTAAAGCGCCTCTGATCCCCATCTCCAAGGAGTCCCATCCGCTGTACAACCGTATCAGGACAGGGAAGGTACTCAACTGTGCCATCCCCTGCTACCAGCCCTACTTTACCCAGGATGAGAAGACCTTCGCTACCTTCTGGATCGGCCTCTGGTCCATCCTCTGCTTCCTCTCCACCTCGACCACCGTGGCCACCTTCCTCATTGACATGGAGCGCTTCAAGTACCCTGAGCGCCCCATCATCTTCCTCTCTGCCTGCTACCTCTTCGTCTCCCTGGGCTACATCGTGCGGCTGGTGGCAGGACACGCCAATGTGGCTTGCAACCCGGAGCACCACCACATCCATTACGAGACCACAGGCCCTGCTCTCTGCACCgtggttttccttctcctctaCTTCTTTGGCATGGCCAGCTCCATCTGGTGGGTCATCCTGTCCCTCACCTGGTTCCTGGCTGCTGGCATGAAGTGGGGCAACGAGGCCATTGCCAGCTACTCGCAGTACTTCCACCTGGCTGCCTGGCTCATCCCCAGTGCCAAATCCATTGCTGTACTGGCACTGAGTTCTGTTGACGGTGACCCAGTGGCTGGGGTTTGCTATGTGGGCAACCAGAGCCTGGAGAATCTGCGGGGCTTTGTGCTGGCACCACTAGTGGTTTATCTCTTCACCGGCAGCCTCTTCCTGCTGGCTGGCTTCATCTCGCTCTTTCGCATCCGCAGCGTGATCAAGCAGGGCGGCACCAAAACCGACAAGCTGGAGAAGCTGATGATCCGCATCGGCATCTTCACCGTGCTCTACACCGTGCCTGCCACCATCGTCATCGCCTGCTACATCTACGAGCAGCACAACCGGGAGGCCTGGGAGCAGGCACAGAACTGCTCCTGCCCGGGGGACCCTCACCGCCCCAAGCCTGACTATGCTGTCTTCATGCTCAAGTACTTCATGTGCCTTGTGGTGGGGATCACCTCCGGCGTTTGGATCTGGTCTGGCAAGACACTGGAGTCCTGGAGGCGCTTCAGCACCCGCTGCTGCCGGGCCAGGAAGCCTGCGGGCACCTCGGGGTACGGTGAGGCCAGCCCGGCACTGGTGGGCAGGACGGTACTGCCCAGCATGGCCTCCTACCACAAGCAGGTCCCGCTGTCCCATGTGTGA